The stretch of DNA atgtataagatataggtatatatatatatatggtttgaatgattatataagtatgtatatatatatatatataaagtcgaataagcatgcaaatatacatgtatgcgttgtgtattgaatttagttatgtcattatataagtatgcgaggattgattgtgcatttatatatgtacaagtttttgttttgaaattgagtatgaaattatacattcatatggtagattcgaatatgtataaatgcacatgtataaattcttgaatcgaaatttggtatggaattatatatgtatgtgaaagtttcgattttgtatgtatattcacgtaaaagtttttgaatggtagtgaagatatgaaattgttagtttgaattattataaagtgattgaatataatacagacgttacgtctagcaggcttaatgccggtgaagtaattcagactttaagtctagcaggctaaatgccggtgatacatttcagactatatgtctagcaggcttaatgccggtgatacatttcagactatatgtctagcaggctaagtgccggtgtactgaatcaggctttaagcctagcaggcaaaatgccggtgaatctgtttaaattgtgttagaatatgcaatggatatatctatgatttgtgattatatgaaatcgatgaatacatatgtacattagatatatgtgattgctgaatctataaatgcatatggtgatatgtggtagttaaacatatatatattgagcctatgtgtttgataattaatcatgtatgcatttgagatatatatatatgtgtgtatttcgaatgtatgtgttacctaggtattcaggtataaattcatagtgggtatatttatatataaacaaatataagatgtgattgatgtatatatatttgtgttagatttgaattgatttagaacataccatgagtgtacatatacaatcggtttgatatgtatataatatgtatatatatgctcggtggtatacattcaattgtaatgttgttttgtataatatatatattaaactgaattcatccgacaggtatacatatctgactataaatgaaatggtctgagtagaataatgtatgaatgttagttggttgtgttagttgaaatttcagtagaatagattaaaaaggttataataattatgtgtttataattatacatttagttatgctggagacttactaagctataaaagcttacttcgtttgctttcgttcattcgtttttatagatttggagacgcgttacgagctcgaggatcatcagcacagtccatcacactatcgacttcttttggtattttgttaaatatttgaactcgatcttatggcatgtataggcttgataatgttttggttagttttgaatcCTATATTGTAAATAGCAATGGGAAAAGAGTTTAGTTTCCATGCtggaatttgattatatatgttcatgaattggacttgcatttggaattagatattaaagttatgtttatgtgagcttggtttcgtaatgcctcgtaaccctgattaggcgacggagacgggttaggggtgttacaataacacattcaaagaattttgtgtttacgttttgagggttctttgtttttcgagttttcggggtttagttttatctccatcttttgtactcttcattcttttgccattatagtaaaattatctttgcccgtggttttttatcctctttggaggggtttttccacgttaaatttgtgtgttcatcttctcaatttcttctactatttttacttgtttgttgcttaatcggaacgattcctaacaagtggtatcagagctagttcaattttcatagatcagcccattcCGATATGGCAACAACaagatttgaaattgagaagttcgatggtgagacaaatttcaatctgtcgcaagttcggatgatggcaattctagttcaatccgatttgaaaaaggttgttaccgggaaaaagcctgagaatctaaataaaacagaatgggaagagcttgatgaaaaagtCTCGTCTATAATCCAGTTGTGCCTTGCGAAtatggtattgcaggaggtattgatagagaagacctcatccgccttgtggaaaaggttagaaactctttatgcaactaagtctttggctaaccgtttaatgttgaaacaacgtctatttacgtttcgcatgaacgaatgtgagcttcttaaagatcacatcagtcaattcattactcttttaaatgatttaaagaacgttgaggttcatattgatgatgaagatcaagctatgctattattgtgctctttacccccttcatacaagtttttcagggagaccctgatttatggcagagacagaATCTCGtttgaagatgtgaagggtcatttgttgagtagagacaaactcgacaatgagcttcatttggatagccaggtagataggcaagcttccgttttggtagaaTTAAAGAAACGAGAAaaaatgtgtcgctattgtaaaaagttaggtcacgtcaaagaagattgttataaactgcgaaataaaagacctgctgagagtaacgaggaagatgtagctgatgctaatttggccgatgaaagcggtgatgatttcttgttagtgtcaacgagtgataactccaagctcacgtccaagtggatcctagattcgggatgttctttccacatgtgtcccaatagagaacggttctctacatacagttcggttgaaggtagAGTTGTGCACATAgaaaacgattcatctagtaaggtaattggtattggtactgttaaaattaggatacacgatgggacgattagaacactctcagatgttaggtatgtacctgatttacgaaagaatctcatctccttgagtattttagacttgaaaagatgcagaatcaacatcaagtcaagcggtattaaagtatctcgtggaactctcgttttgttaaaaggtaaaagaactggcagtctttatattctggaaggttctacagtgaccagtgaaatcggacgtccctcgtccattacagagtcgaagtcaacttgtttggagcggaggcaacttggtcatagaaaggaaaaatgtatgaccgtttcgttaaagaaaggttctcttttggatgtaggttttgaaaagttagggcactgtgttcgtgaaaattagacccgggttagttttgatttggcagtgtacaagtcgaaggctagacgTCTTCcggtttctaagcacagattcgactcagttaattccctgcatagttcaagataggctcgtggcgggcttttgcaaagatggcgttgtggaaatatgagtcaaggtggagatttgttaagtatgattcctattttcagtcaaatttgagaaataatcttttagttaaactctgtttatttgtttcagtcaaacactgattagtttaaattattttattattatttgacatatgaatttagcctataaataggctcttttacaaccttagtaaaaacacccattagattagaactcataacacattcagagaattttgtatttacgttttgagggttttttgtttttcgggttttcgaggtttagttttatctccatcttttgtactcttcattcttttgccattgtagtaaaattatctttgcccgtggtttttatcctctttggaggggtttttccacgttaaatttgtgtgttcatcttttcagtttcttctgctatttttacttgtttgttgcttaatcgggacgattcctaatagaaaatgtgaatgaaatgataagaagtattcaaaccatacatgttttgaatgaataaactcatGAAAATATGGATTAACTATGTGCATGAATTTGAAATAgaataatgtaaaaaaatatgaattatatcatATTGTGAATAATTGTTTTAAATGCGGTTAGTTAATAACATGAGTTTATttccatacgagcttactaagctttatagcttactttgttttctttcctatgtttatagagttttggaggcttgctcgggttggaagtcgtcagagatctcatcacactatccagctatggtttggtatttataagctttgtgatattggttatatggcatgtataggtttgagtctTTTTGATAAAGGTTTTGGTGATGATTCAAGATGAccatttggtcatttggtatatgaTGAGTATTTACTTATAAAAGGCATGTTTTAAATAGGTTTGAATGTGTAAATGTGTTGGTTTTCATATTGATTGTAAATTGTCCGATAGGTccggtaatgcttcataaccttGTTTTactgatggatacaggttaggggtgttacgtaCAGGTCTTAtatggtgtgtttggttggatgagcttaaacaaCTCTTTTGGGGTGTGATCGGGGGACGGAGAGGTGTTTTGGCTGGATGAGTGAGTTTTTATTATCTGACTGCATTCATACGTATTTGTTTGAGTGTTCTAAGTGTAAGATTATCTGACTGTTTTCTGTATGACTGAATTACACTTGTGACTGGTGTCTGTGTGTGACTTGGTGTGCTAGAGTTGTTTCGTTCTGTTGGGACATTGGTTCCAAGGTTACTTTCTGGCTCTGTGTATATAACTAAGTCTGTTTCGTTATTGAACTGAGTTCTGTAATTCTGTTATTAGTCTCGTGtcgaactcacattgagctcgtgtagctcaccctcTTTAATGTTCCCCTTTTAGGTACATTTTTGTGTTCTGAAGCTGGACTTGGTATGCGGAGGTTTCGACAACCATGTTTTGGAATCGACTTTTAaagtattttcataaattttacttttataaataaaCGGTTTGAATTGTAAGTTGTATTTTGAATATTGTGGTACGAAATGTTGGGTTATACGCACGTAAGCGTCTTTTGgactaaaattttctataatatTGAGATTTTACAACTGAGAATTTTATGTAACTTAAACGCCGTTTGTTTTCTAGCTagttaaactaaaaattttttttcttacgatcactttggtgatcaatgtaacatctgagattcggtctaaacttctaggccgggttttgggtgttacaaaagACATTTCATGCATCAGTGCTTATATCTTAGATCTAAACTTCTTGAGGAAGAAATTTAAAAACTGTGTATTCTTACATATTTAGAGGTAGGGGAACCGAATGGCTCATCTTTTGGCCACTGAAGGATATTTAAGGGGAGAAAGGAACACTTATCTTTTTGATGGGATGCCGAATTTTGCAGAGGAGGGGTGGAGAAAGAACGGTTTAGGGGAGTAGCTTTAGACTGTGAAATGAGAATTGGGTTTAGGATATTGTTGGGTTGGACACCGATCGTGGAAAATAGTAGTGAAGGTCGGCAAGAGTAAGGAGGAAAAAATAGGAAATGATGATATTCAGGCCACCATAGAACACTTCCAATTCCAAGAGTCTGATTTTGGGGGAAAGGAAATATTTGAGAATGTACTGTTGATTGTGTTATGTCATTTCAAATGACAGAGTAAAGAAAAGTTGCTACTTTTAGGAAATGAGTTTTGAATGTTTAGGAGGTTCTTTAAGTTCCATTTATTACGTTGTTGGATtgcttttttaataattaatatactccggctatttacttaaaaaaattatattttaaaattatttaaatattttttttaaaattttcattattttaaaatatatttaatgattttttcttGGTCAACGTAGGTCAATATCAATCAACTTGGTCAACGTGTCATGTTATTGGCCAACTTGCCACATTACTAGTCAACAAGCCATGTTAGCAGTCAACATGCCATGTCATCAATGGTGTAACGCATTCTATtggctagttttttttttaacgtTGTTAGTTGTTAGATAACAAAATGTGTAACAGTGCAAGGTTTAAGTATTAGAATGGaacaaagaaaatttaaataccaaaacgAGAAAACGAGTATAGTTTAATGACTAAACTGTGAATAAAGTCATTTTTAAGCAGCATTTGCCACGAATTTTGCCCTAGTTAGTATTTTAACAAGCATGCATACACAAATGCCCAATGGCTGTTTAAAATTAGCTActattatatcatatcatatcccAGATGTGACATCACAAATACGTGCATGACATGTGTTGCCCACAACTGCCTATTGGCTTATAGTTCTGTTGCTGTTTGGTTGCGGCTGTTCGTTGCTCGTTCCTATGCTAtgaatttagttttgttttttgagtattgatttttattttctgcaTTATGTTTGACTGAGATGATGTTGGTTGTTTTGATTTGGTAGTTGGTTGATTGATTTGCTATTTTGATACTTTTTCCTCTAGGgattatatttttttgtgttgtgttattttgttatttattgtttGATTTTAGAGGAAATTGTCGCATTTGTTCTATAGGTTTTATCAAAATGTCAAGGGTAGTTTAATTTCCTAATCGACTAAACTTGCTCAAGTATTTGTTaccaacttttttttatttctttgtgttGAGATTATCATATTCTTATCTAAGTGTTGAAGAACTCTCGTGTGGTGTTGAGAGTAATCTTGAGTGTATGTCAGATCTATTGGGGCCGTATAAACTTTACTTGTAGAGGAGTTTTTGGGCTTCAGCCAATAGATACATATTATTGAGTTGGTTGATTTGATTGATTGAATAATATTATATCCTGAACGAGGTTTCGTTAACGTAGGACCATTGTGTTTAAATAGTATTAATAAAGTTTGATTTATGTTTATTCTCcgttttgctttttatttttatgagcttATAGTTTTCCTTTTAATATCATGTTGCAAGAAACTATGAATAAAGTTTTCTGTACTAATAATTATCAAACATTCCCTTTATGTTTTTTAGTTGGCCTGTTTATATTAAAGATGCAGCTTTTCTTTTTGAGTTATGCTTATTTCACTTGGGAAAAGTTGTAATTTCCAATCTCCCTTTTCACAAATTGGAATTTGGATAATGAGAAACCGTGGGAAAGAGCAAAAATGGTAAGACGGGGCCAATTATTGATGCTCTAAAAATTCATCATCAGTGGAGTGGACATAGCATTCCATGTATTCCAATCATGTTTAAGGCACTAGGATCAACCCCAACCCAAACCCAGATGGTGAGACATGAATGATAGTTGTTTGATGAATATATTCCGAAACCCAAAAAGAAGACATAAATGTCTGATGCTTTTAGCATTCACATGCTTGGAGATGAGTAGGCCACATGATTTTATGCACAACTTGTGGGCATATTTAAGAATTTTCTTTAGAGATTGGATTATAATTTCTGGGAATAAGAGTAATCTATTCAAaaccttgaaaaaaaaattaaagaataaatacgagaatatatttcacaaaatcaaCAGTTTAGTTCTCTGTTCTATTAAATGTAATAACTTGTATAAATATAGTTTCTTTTTTCCCGGGAAACAATCAATAATGTCAAAGAATTTTCCAGAAAACTGAATTGGACATCTATAAATATATGATGTCCATCTATGAAGTTTCCCAGAAATTGATGTCAGGTTACTGCTTCTGGAAAGAAAATTTGCAGTATTTTCCAGGAAAACATTTTCACAATGCTAAAAGAAGATAGTAGACCAATGCTACAGGTAAGGCAATAAGCATACCGAAGATTACCCTGAAACAAACACCAAATCAAACCTCATTACTCAATGGAttcaaattagaaaagaaaaaaacttttaAGAACAGTTAATGATGATTACCCTGTGCTTAATATATCAGGATGAACATTGTACTCTTTGGCGAAAACAAATGGAACGATTCCTTGAGGGAGAGCAGCCTGTAAATATTGTAGATTGTTTCAGGATTTAATTTACGGTCACGGATAAATCTATAGTGATTGAAGACATTACGAATACTAACCTGTACAATTGCCACTCTCAATAATTTGCCTTTAAGTCCGAGAGTGGTGGAGGCGGCCGCCATTAGAGCTGGACCAGCAATGAATTTCATGATCATGGCTACTGTCGCCATTCGTATACCACAAGCTATTATGCTTGGCCGTGATGCCATGAATAGAcctattaagaaaaataaattacgCTCTGTATGGTGTTTATAGCAATTGCGGATGATATTGTAGAGAGTGGAAACTGAATGATTCATACCTAAGCTGAACATTGCCATTCCAAGTCCTCCACTGGATAATATTGCTATTGATTTTTCAACAATGGCGGGGAATTTAATGTTCCACCTTCAAAAGATTTCAGCCCCATTACAGAAAATTGAACAAAGATTTATGCACAAGATgaaaataatcatatatatataggcTTTTGAAAGCTAACCTGAATTGAATGCTTGCCCAAATAAGACCAAGTAAGGTAGCATGGGTATTGGGATTCGCCATTAGCTTCTTCCCCACTGTCAAGAAAATCAGCATTGTCTTGGATTTCCTTGCTCTCGTTTGTGTCTCTTCTCCTCCCTCTTTCCCTTGTGCTTCTTCGGGGGCCTCTTCGCCCCCTTTTTATTTTCAGAAATAATTGAGAAATCAACCTCTAAATCATGATTTGAATGCATTATTCTATGCTACAAATATTATATTTCTAGTTGGCTATACTAGCCCGATAGGAAGATCTTACTTGCTACACGTGCAAGAGGAATGATGAAATTGAACAGAAAAAAGAATTATGtatagaaaagaagaaagaaaaagagagagagtacAGAAACTTGATTATAAAACAGAGATCATAGAGAGGAAACCCCATAAGAAATTTGGACCCACCTGATTTATCTTTTACTACTAAAGTTGACTGAAagtaacttgaaattcaatcaacCATTGATTTTATAttgtaaacaaaataaaaaatggatgTTTATGAAATTAATCAAAACATTGAATTGAAAGAAAGTACCTGAGGCTTGTGAAACTGCAACAGTGGTCTCAGAGGCAGCTTTGGTAGCGTTTAGCTCAAACAAAAACAAGAGtaaattataccaaattaagCTTTGTAGAACGACAATCTGAGCCAAAAGAGTGGCTGATTTATCTCCATACATAGCCCTCAACAGTGGGATTCCGAGGATTAAAGTGTTAGGCATGGTGGATAAAGAGAGACCGGTTATGATGGACGATAAACCACCCCGGGAACTGAGCTTAGTGAGGGCAAACAAGACAAGGAAAGCCAATAGTTTTTGCAAGAAATCGGCAAGTATGAGTTTGAGGTTCATCTTGTAAGGGTTGTTTTCGGAGATGACTTGGAAAGACAAGAGTGGGATTGAGAATTTAGCCACGAACTTGTTGATGCCTGCGCATTGTTCCGGTGTGAACAGCTTCCACCATTTCACCGATACGTAGGCTAAAATCATGGCAAAGTATAAAGGCACGGTGGCTGCTATAACATGATAACCATCTGCCAGGGAAATCATGGTTAAAACCAGTGATAAACAAGAATGTATTGCTTTTGGTTTCTtgtttttcccccttttttttttatgaCAACCTTGGAATTCAACCTCTTTATATATGCTCCCTTGGTTTGCTTTGTCAGATTTATAATAAAGAGAGGAAACATCATCTGTTCTTCAAGCAGAAGCTTGACCAAAAAGTTTCCTTTAACCTATTCCCCAAAATGGCCTTAAGGTTTAATTAAAATGTCTCCAAGTTgctaattttgattatttaaaaCCTCAAATTCAGCTTATTTAATTCATATAATCAAATCTTTTCTTAACTCTCTTATATCAAACTCGAAATTGATATcaatatgttaaaatttaatcaaaacttGTCCTGCTATAAATCATGATTCATTTAAACCCGAAACTTAATTTAATACcacaattttatatatatatacaaaaggaATCCATGTTAATTTCTTTTTACATGAATTACTGGTATGATTTTAGAACATATtcatctactttattattttttctttacatGAATTTATTTCTTTCCTCTTGTAATGTTTAAAGTATAAGATAGTGGTAGGCATGGTGATTATACAAGTATAAAGAGCTTTATTATGAATAGAAAGTCAGGGTATTTTTGTCATAATTGATTCAAAAGGTAGATTCTATAGTTATCTTGTGGTTGTTTTACTGGTTCATCACTTCATGATGGAAAGGAGGGAGGGCTGAGGTGTATagtctaaaaccctaaaaaacaaaaacatagcAATAGGCTTTTGATTTTCATGAATTCAACCTCAAAGAGCAAAGGAAGATTCATGTCTTATTTTCCTGTTATTAaaggtaaaaaaagaaaaagaaaaagaaaaggaaaatgacaCAGTtcattacattttaattttcatttggcAAAATGAACCAAACTTTGTGGCAATACAAATGAAAATGTCAGAAACACCCTTGAGGGATTTGTATTCTTAGCTTATGATTTGGATTGCTTCATGCAATTTTATTGGTACTTAAGGTGAGGTAGAAGGAATAAA from Gossypium hirsutum isolate 1008001.06 chromosome D04, Gossypium_hirsutum_v2.1, whole genome shotgun sequence encodes:
- the LOC107958797 gene encoding probable auxin efflux carrier component 1c isoform X1, with translation MISLADGYHVIAATVPLYFAMILAYVSVKWWKLFTPEQCAGINKFVAKFSIPLLSFQVISENNPYKMNLKLILADFLQKLLAFLVLFALTKLSSRGGLSSIITGLSLSTMPNTLILGIPLLRAMYGDKSATLLAQIVVLQSLIWYNLLLFLFELNATKAASETTVAVSQASGGEEAPEEAQGKEGGEETQTRARKSKTMLIFLTVGKKLMANPNTHATLLGLIWASIQFRWNIKFPAIVEKSIAILSSGGLGMAMFSLGLFMASRPSIIACGIRMATVAMIMKFIAGPALMAAASTTLGLKGKLLRVAIVQAALPQGIVPFVFAKEYNVHPDILSTGVIFGMLIALPVALVYYLLLAL
- the LOC107958797 gene encoding probable auxin efflux carrier component 1c (The RefSeq protein has 1 substitution compared to this genomic sequence), yielding MISLADVYHVIAATVPLYFAMILAYVSVKWWKLFTPEQCAGINKFVAKFSIPLLSFQVISENNPYKMNLKLILADFLQKLLAFLVLFALTKLSSRGGLSSIITGLSLSTMPNTLILGIPLLRAMYGDKSATLLAQIVVLQSLIWYNLLLFLFELNATKAASETTVAVSQASGGEEAPEEAQGKEGGEETQTRARKSKTMLIFLTVGKKLMANPNTHATLLGLIWASIQFRWNIKFPAIVEKSIAILSSGGLGMAMFSLGLFMASRPSIIACGIRMATVAMIMKFIAGPALMAAASTTLGLKGKLLRVAIVQAALPQGIVPFVFAKEYNVHPDILSTG